The Pongo pygmaeus isolate AG05252 chromosome 7, NHGRI_mPonPyg2-v2.0_pri, whole genome shotgun sequence DNA segment AGCTTCCCAGAGCTGCTCCAGAAAGGACAGACGCCAAGCCCACGGCTTTCCCGTGTCAGATGCTCACGCAGTGTTGTGGGCTGCGGCCGGGCCGCAGAGAGCGCCGGAAGCAGCGCGCGGTAGAGCTGTCGTTCATCTGCGGCACGTGCGGGAAGGCGCTCAGCTGCCACAGCCGGCTACTCGCTCACCAGACGGTGCACACGGGAACCAAGGCCTTCGAGTGCCCCGAGTGTGGCCAGACCTTCCGGTGGGCTTCAAACCTGCAGCGTCACCAGAAGAACCACACGCGCGAGAAGCCCTTCTGCTGCGAGGCGTGCGGGCAGGCGTTCAGCCTAAAGGACCGCCTGGCTCAGCACCGCAAGGTCCACACCGAGCACAGGCCCTACTCGTGTGGCgactgtgggaaagccttcaaGCAGAAGTCCAACCTTCTCAGACACCAGCTGGTGCACACCGGGGAGCGGCCGTTCTACTGCGCGGACTGCGGCAAAGCCTTCCGGACCAAGGAGAACCTCAGCCACCACCAGAGGGTCCACAGCGGGG contains these protein-coding regions:
- the ZNF707 gene encoding zinc finger protein 707 isoform X2 — its product is MLDNFSSVAALGFCSPRPDLVSRLEQWEEPWVEDRERPELQAVQRGPQPGARKSADPKRHCDHPAWAHKKTHVRRERARERSSFRKGFRLDTDDGQLPRAAPERTDAKPTAFPCQMLTQCCGLRPGRRERRKQRAVELSFICGTCGKALSCHSRLLAHQTVHTGTKAFECPECGQTFRWASNLQRHQKNHTREKPFCCEACGQAFSLKDRLAQHRKVHTEHRPYSCGDCGKAFKQKSNLLRHQLVHTGERPFYCADCGKAFRTKENLSHHQRVHSGEKPYTCAECGKSFRWPKGFSIHRRLHLTKRFYKCGHCGKGFRHLGFFTRHQRTHRHGEV